A stretch of Imperialibacter roseus DNA encodes these proteins:
- a CDS encoding sensor histidine kinase, whose product MVLNRFLLWLTIRTCLLLATLVAIAYSFTQFELIYTPLVLAVVAIFQISDLWRFIRRTNDNLTRFLQAIETRDFTVGFRQDKIDPSEKRLHKAFDLILNTIQASELSRQAQYLYLQGIVEHIPTGIIAINEREHIDLINPEAQTLLDIPNVANWKNLKTENSEALTKLLQLSHGESRLLEITINGNKKYLSVSLYAFKLIDKSIRLFTIKDIANEIDQKELEAWIKLTRVLTHEIMNSVTPLLSLTETMIMVLKQPNGKAKKVADLTDETIRDMVESLETIQLRSKGLLQFVEDYRKFTRVPELQPTPIEVKSMISSINLLMASELQKAGIQVQMPEQSTDLTIQGDRKLLEQVFINLLTNAIHALEGSDDPLITWRFEPGDRWIDIAIKDNGSGIDANKLEQIFIPFFSTKKDGSGIGLSLSRQIIYRHKGRIHVYSEKGVFTEMVVRLPVG is encoded by the coding sequence ATGGTATTAAATAGATTCCTTCTGTGGCTCACCATCCGCACTTGCCTGCTGCTGGCAACGCTGGTAGCAATTGCCTACTCATTCACGCAGTTTGAACTGATATATACCCCTTTGGTACTGGCGGTTGTGGCGATTTTCCAAATTAGCGATCTGTGGCGGTTTATCCGCCGCACGAACGACAACCTTACCCGCTTTCTGCAAGCCATAGAAACCAGGGACTTCACCGTCGGCTTTCGGCAGGACAAAATCGATCCTTCTGAAAAACGGCTTCACAAAGCCTTCGATCTCATTCTTAACACCATTCAGGCGTCGGAGCTCTCCCGACAGGCACAGTACCTGTATTTGCAGGGCATTGTGGAGCATATCCCCACGGGCATCATCGCCATCAACGAACGAGAGCACATCGACCTCATCAATCCCGAAGCCCAAACCCTGCTTGACATTCCGAATGTGGCCAACTGGAAAAACCTGAAGACTGAAAACTCAGAGGCCCTAACCAAGCTGCTGCAGCTCAGCCATGGGGAAAGCCGATTGTTGGAGATCACCATCAACGGCAACAAAAAATACCTCAGCGTGTCGCTCTATGCCTTCAAGCTGATCGACAAAAGCATCCGGCTGTTTACCATCAAGGACATTGCCAACGAGATTGACCAGAAAGAGCTGGAAGCCTGGATCAAGCTGACCAGGGTGCTCACCCACGAGATCATGAACTCGGTGACTCCCCTCCTGTCGCTGACGGAAACCATGATCATGGTGCTGAAGCAGCCCAATGGCAAAGCCAAAAAGGTGGCTGACCTGACGGACGAAACCATCAGGGACATGGTGGAGTCGCTCGAAACGATACAACTGCGCAGCAAGGGCCTGCTGCAATTTGTGGAAGACTACCGCAAGTTTACCCGGGTGCCGGAGCTGCAGCCGACGCCTATTGAGGTGAAAAGCATGATCAGCTCCATCAATCTGCTGATGGCTTCAGAACTACAAAAAGCCGGCATTCAGGTGCAAATGCCTGAGCAAAGTACCGACTTGACCATTCAAGGTGACCGCAAACTGCTGGAGCAGGTGTTCATCAACCTGCTGACAAACGCCATTCATGCCCTGGAAGGAAGCGATGACCCACTCATTACCTGGCGCTTTGAACCGGGAGACAGATGGATTGACATAGCGATCAAAGACAATGGCAGTGGCATCGACGCCAACAAGCTGGAGCAAATCTTCATTCCTTTCTTTTCTACCAAAAAGGACGGCTCGGGCATAGGCCTAAGCCTCAGTCGGCAGATCATTTACCGACACAAGGGCCGCATCCATGTGTATTCGGAAAAGGGGGTGTTTACGGAGATGGTGGTGAGATTGCCGGTGGGGTGA
- a CDS encoding sigma-54-dependent transcriptional regulator translates to MPLHPSKILIVDDDRDVLTTARMLLKHHYEGVKTSVHPSEALALMEQFHPDVVLLDMNFQRGENTGEEGLRALTNLLAKDPSLKVILLTAYGDINLAVEGMKAGAADFVVKPWSNEKLLATIQNALKLKAAEKNAEKYKAISTDITESGKLLEEELIGHSPAFKQVLATIKKVAPTDANVLLLGENGTGKDVMARYLHSLSTRNNQVFFRVDTGSLHEKLFESELFGHVKGAFTDAREDKPGKFELAEGGTLFLDEIGNLSPASQAKILTALQQKTITRLGSNKPIPIDFRLISATNQPLAQMVADGEFRQDLLFRINTIEITLPTLRERRDDVLLLASHFISHFAKKYRKGALQLSDVANKQLTDHHWPGNIRELMHTMERAVIMAEGSTINYFDLSPSKTTAADSPPETLNLQENELKLINEALKKHQGNVTRAARELGIDRLALYRRMEKYGIK, encoded by the coding sequence ATGCCCCTTCACCCATCCAAAATACTTATTGTAGACGACGACCGGGACGTACTTACCACAGCCCGGATGCTCCTCAAACATCACTATGAGGGTGTGAAAACGAGCGTGCATCCCAGCGAGGCACTTGCCCTGATGGAGCAGTTCCATCCGGATGTGGTATTGCTCGATATGAACTTCCAGCGGGGAGAAAACACCGGCGAGGAAGGGCTGCGGGCTTTGACCAATCTGCTGGCCAAAGACCCGTCTCTCAAGGTTATTCTGCTCACTGCCTACGGCGATATCAACCTGGCCGTGGAAGGCATGAAAGCAGGCGCCGCTGACTTTGTGGTGAAGCCCTGGTCGAACGAGAAACTACTGGCCACGATCCAGAATGCACTGAAGCTGAAAGCCGCCGAAAAAAATGCGGAGAAGTACAAAGCGATTAGCACCGACATCACCGAGAGTGGCAAGCTGCTGGAGGAAGAACTCATTGGTCACTCGCCTGCATTCAAGCAAGTGCTGGCGACCATCAAAAAGGTAGCGCCGACGGATGCCAACGTGCTGCTGCTGGGAGAGAACGGCACCGGCAAAGATGTGATGGCCCGCTACCTGCACAGCCTCTCCACCCGTAACAACCAGGTGTTTTTCAGGGTAGACACGGGTTCTTTGCACGAAAAGCTATTTGAGAGCGAATTGTTCGGCCACGTGAAAGGAGCCTTCACTGACGCCAGAGAAGACAAGCCAGGCAAGTTTGAACTGGCCGAAGGTGGCACCCTTTTTCTTGATGAAATAGGCAACCTCTCCCCTGCCTCTCAGGCCAAAATCCTGACTGCGCTGCAACAAAAAACCATCACCCGACTGGGCTCCAATAAACCCATCCCCATCGACTTCCGGCTGATCAGCGCCACCAACCAGCCGTTGGCACAAATGGTTGCCGACGGGGAGTTTCGGCAAGACCTGCTCTTTCGCATCAATACCATTGAAATTACCCTGCCCACGCTGAGAGAAAGGCGGGACGACGTCCTCTTACTGGCCAGTCATTTCATCAGCCATTTTGCCAAAAAATACAGGAAGGGAGCGCTACAGCTTTCTGATGTGGCAAACAAGCAGCTAACCGATCACCACTGGCCCGGCAATATCCGGGAGCTGATGCACACCATGGAGCGGGCGGTGATCATGGCCGAGGGTTCGACCATCAACTATTTTGACCTGAGCCCATCTAAAACGACTGCTGCTGACTCACCACCGGAAACGCTGAACTTACAAGAGAACGAGCTAAAGCTCATCAACGAAGCACTTAAAAAACACCAGGGCAATGTGACCCGGGCAGCCAGGGAGCTGGGCATCGACCGGCTGGCCCTTTACCGCAGAATGGAGAAGTATGGTATTAAATAG
- a CDS encoding FtsX-like permease family protein: MFRNYLITTIRSFRRNISYMLLNVFGLALGIGCSLVIYRVITYELSYDRHHENFDHIYRVTRADHQPDKIEYGSGVPHPLGSALREDYSFIDEVAKVDYQYGAIVASWEGDVQLRRLNEDVGIAYAIPGFFKVFTFESISGDLAKGVEELNSAVISDEWAKKYFDLTDATLEQAIGKRLTINSKLSITIKGIFKAPPKNSDFPFHLIIHYHNLKDMNPYYEDGTRWNSTSSSTNCYVLIKNETDKAQLLASFPEFVKKYYDEDAVEELEFGLQPLSDVHFNGEYENYGDRTMDMRLIMALGVVGLFLIITACINFTNLATAQAVKRSKEIGIRKVMGGHRGQLLLQFYSETFIITAIAALISLAIAELFLIQLEDILGYRLSINLLGNPQMLTFLVLAVVSVTVLAGFYPSLILSKMNPVLAIKNKITSDRHTGGLSLRRALVVIQFAISQALIIGTIVVLMQMRFIQSQPLGFEKDAIINVYIPDQEHPQTLETMRNRLLGVSGIEAVTFSLGAPLAGSNSNSNFSYPDGGVTDQYSANFKIADENYIDFYGLQLLAGRSIRPSDSLKAVVINEQVMHIMGIDNPAEAIGKKLTTGFNGNKEVVGVLKDFHIFSLHSELRPAMIIYYPGAFYEMGVKLSTTGDAVAKIDNLVAEVDKVWSETYPDFIFDYDFLDKQIADRYQTEKNVSQLFLIFSGIAIFIGGLGLYGLISFLANQRVKEIGVRKVLGASMGEIIFIFSKEVVVLLGVAFVVAAPLTYWVMRGWLDDFAYSTPFSPVFFVLAISVSLVIALASTGYRSFLAARVNPVESLRSE; encoded by the coding sequence ATGTTCAGAAACTATCTCATCACAACCATTAGAAGCTTCCGCAGGAACATCAGCTATATGCTGCTCAATGTTTTTGGTCTGGCATTGGGCATCGGGTGCTCCCTCGTTATTTACAGGGTGATCACCTATGAGCTCAGCTATGACAGGCACCATGAGAATTTTGACCATATATACAGGGTAACAAGGGCCGATCATCAACCCGACAAGATAGAATACGGTTCAGGCGTCCCACACCCGCTGGGTAGTGCTCTGCGGGAAGACTATTCTTTTATAGACGAAGTAGCAAAGGTCGATTACCAGTATGGAGCGATTGTAGCTTCGTGGGAAGGTGATGTGCAGCTTCGCAGGCTCAACGAGGACGTGGGTATCGCCTACGCTATTCCTGGATTTTTCAAGGTTTTTACTTTCGAATCTATTTCGGGTGACCTCGCCAAAGGCGTGGAAGAGCTCAACTCGGCTGTGATTTCTGACGAATGGGCAAAAAAATATTTCGACCTGACCGACGCTACGCTGGAGCAGGCCATAGGCAAGCGGTTGACGATTAATTCAAAGCTATCCATTACGATCAAAGGTATTTTCAAGGCGCCTCCTAAAAACAGCGATTTCCCCTTCCATTTGATCATTCACTACCATAACCTCAAGGACATGAATCCTTATTATGAGGATGGTACGAGATGGAATAGCACCAGTAGCTCAACCAACTGTTATGTGCTGATTAAGAACGAAACCGATAAGGCGCAACTGCTGGCGTCTTTTCCTGAGTTCGTTAAAAAGTACTACGACGAAGACGCTGTGGAAGAGCTGGAGTTTGGTTTACAGCCGTTGTCCGACGTGCACTTCAATGGCGAATATGAAAACTATGGCGACCGCACCATGGATATGCGACTGATCATGGCACTTGGAGTGGTAGGACTGTTTCTGATCATCACTGCCTGTATCAATTTCACTAACCTGGCGACGGCTCAGGCAGTAAAAAGGTCTAAAGAGATCGGCATCCGTAAGGTAATGGGTGGCCACCGTGGGCAGCTTTTGCTTCAGTTCTACAGCGAAACCTTTATCATTACTGCTATTGCCGCCCTCATTTCTCTGGCCATTGCAGAGCTATTTTTAATCCAGCTGGAGGACATTTTGGGCTACAGGCTGTCTATCAATTTGTTGGGGAATCCACAGATGTTGACGTTCCTGGTGCTGGCAGTGGTGAGTGTTACCGTGCTGGCGGGATTTTATCCATCGCTCATTCTGTCGAAAATGAACCCTGTGCTTGCCATCAAAAACAAGATTACTTCTGACAGGCACACCGGCGGGCTTTCGCTCCGAAGAGCGCTGGTAGTCATTCAGTTTGCCATCAGCCAGGCTTTGATTATCGGGACCATTGTGGTACTCATGCAAATGCGTTTTATTCAAAGTCAGCCACTTGGCTTCGAAAAAGACGCCATCATCAATGTATATATCCCTGATCAGGAACATCCGCAAACACTTGAGACCATGCGAAACAGGCTGCTGGGTGTCAGTGGGATTGAGGCCGTTACTTTCTCGCTGGGTGCACCACTTGCTGGCAGCAACTCGAACTCTAATTTCAGTTATCCCGATGGTGGCGTTACCGATCAGTACAGCGCCAACTTCAAAATAGCCGACGAGAACTATATCGATTTTTACGGTCTGCAACTATTGGCCGGCAGGAGCATCAGGCCATCCGATTCTCTTAAAGCGGTTGTCATCAACGAGCAGGTCATGCACATCATGGGCATCGATAATCCAGCCGAAGCAATTGGCAAAAAGCTAACAACTGGCTTCAACGGAAACAAAGAGGTGGTAGGAGTGCTAAAAGACTTTCACATTTTCTCTCTTCACTCCGAGCTCAGGCCTGCGATGATTATTTACTACCCTGGTGCATTCTATGAAATGGGAGTTAAGCTTTCCACTACAGGTGATGCGGTGGCAAAAATAGATAACCTGGTAGCTGAGGTCGACAAGGTATGGAGCGAGACCTACCCGGACTTTATCTTCGATTATGATTTCCTCGACAAGCAGATTGCCGACCGCTATCAAACGGAGAAAAATGTCAGCCAGTTGTTCCTTATCTTTTCAGGCATCGCCATCTTCATTGGTGGTCTCGGGTTGTACGGGCTTATTTCCTTCCTGGCCAACCAGCGGGTCAAAGAAATTGGTGTTCGTAAAGTGCTGGGTGCCAGCATGGGCGAAATCATCTTTATTTTCAGCAAAGAGGTGGTTGTGTTGCTGGGTGTGGCTTTTGTGGTTGCAGCGCCGCTTACCTACTGGGTGATGCGGGGTTGGCTCGATGACTTTGCCTATAGCACACCATTTAGTCCGGTGTTCTTTGTATTGGCCATTAGCGTATCTCTTGTTATAGCACTGGCAAGCACTGGCTACCGTTCGTTTCTCGCTGCCCGGGTCAATCCAGTCGAATCATTGAGGTCCGAGTAA
- a CDS encoding ABC transporter permease, with protein sequence MIRNYIITTLRTFRRNPGYMFLNILGLSLGIGCSLVVYSIVSYELGFDKHHENYNQIYRVTRSFQEPNKLYHATNVPHPFGSALREESSSVDEVAMAHYQYGGVVASWDGDKQLKKLSEEENMAFVTPSFFKIFTFPSLSGDLARGVEETNSGVISDRWARKYFDVRGDDWGSVIGKVISINSRLKLTIKGVFQAPPATSDFPFHLLMHYHNIADLSDYYQEGKSWSSMSSATNCFVLVKDQTVKSSLLRTISEVWSQHHSEDEVSRTSFDLQPLSDIHFNADYGNYAGRAVDMDRLWALVAIAAFLIITACINFTNLATAQAVRRSKEIGIRKVMGSHKVQLVFQFYSEALLITLFAGFLALAVAEVFLIQLQDILGYHLSVDLGSHPNAILFLAGVVLLVSLMAGLYPSLVLSRMNPILAIKNNISGRHAGGLSVRRGLVVVQFVISQALIIGTLVVFLQIRYMENQPLGFTKEAIVTTYLSNPNPKDIEELRNKINSISGVADVTFGMGSPIDRNTASGDFSYPDGGVTESYSANYKVVDEYYVDFFNLELLAGRNIRPSDSLKRIVVNEQVLKFIGISSPQDAIGKSIKSGWGERKKLWVW encoded by the coding sequence ATGATCAGAAATTATATCATTACTACGCTGCGCACTTTCCGGAGAAACCCTGGTTATATGTTTCTCAACATTTTAGGCCTCTCACTGGGCATTGGCTGTTCACTAGTGGTTTATTCGATCGTGTCGTATGAGCTGGGCTTTGACAAACATCATGAAAACTATAACCAGATTTACCGGGTAACCCGCTCGTTTCAGGAGCCCAACAAGCTCTATCATGCTACCAATGTGCCGCATCCATTTGGAAGCGCACTAAGAGAGGAGTCTTCGTCCGTTGACGAAGTGGCGATGGCGCATTATCAATACGGAGGTGTAGTAGCGTCATGGGATGGCGACAAACAGCTCAAAAAGCTGAGTGAAGAGGAGAACATGGCTTTTGTGACGCCCTCATTCTTTAAGATCTTCACTTTTCCGTCATTGAGTGGAGACCTTGCCAGGGGCGTAGAAGAGACCAACTCGGGGGTTATTTCTGATCGGTGGGCCAGGAAATATTTTGACGTGAGGGGTGATGATTGGGGAAGTGTGATTGGGAAGGTTATTTCAATCAACTCTCGCCTTAAGTTAACTATTAAGGGAGTGTTTCAGGCGCCGCCGGCGACCAGCGACTTTCCCTTTCATCTGCTGATGCACTATCACAATATCGCTGACTTGAGTGATTACTATCAGGAAGGCAAATCGTGGAGCAGCATGAGTAGCGCCACCAACTGCTTTGTGCTTGTAAAGGATCAGACAGTAAAAAGTAGCTTACTCAGAACCATCTCGGAGGTTTGGAGTCAGCATCATTCAGAAGACGAGGTTTCGAGGACCTCTTTCGATTTGCAGCCGCTTTCCGATATCCACTTTAATGCTGACTATGGGAATTATGCCGGCCGTGCAGTGGACATGGATCGCTTGTGGGCCCTTGTCGCCATTGCTGCATTTCTGATCATTACTGCCTGTATCAATTTCACCAACCTTGCCACTGCTCAGGCTGTCAGGCGCTCTAAAGAAATAGGCATCAGAAAAGTGATGGGCAGCCATAAAGTACAGCTGGTGTTTCAGTTTTATTCCGAAGCATTACTCATCACACTTTTTGCAGGGTTTTTAGCCCTGGCTGTGGCCGAAGTGTTTCTTATACAGTTACAGGACATTCTCGGCTATCACCTTTCTGTTGACCTCGGCAGTCACCCAAATGCAATACTATTTCTTGCGGGAGTAGTGTTGCTGGTTTCACTGATGGCAGGTTTGTACCCGTCGCTGGTGCTGTCAAGAATGAATCCGATTCTGGCCATAAAGAACAATATATCAGGAAGGCATGCCGGTGGACTGTCAGTCAGAAGAGGGCTGGTGGTTGTGCAGTTTGTTATTAGCCAGGCATTGATCATTGGCACGCTGGTTGTCTTTCTGCAGATCAGGTACATGGAAAACCAGCCCCTGGGCTTCACTAAAGAAGCAATTGTTACCACCTATTTAAGCAACCCCAACCCAAAAGACATTGAGGAGCTTCGTAACAAGATTAACAGCATTAGCGGGGTGGCCGATGTGACATTCGGCATGGGCTCTCCAATTGACCGAAATACTGCCAGTGGCGATTTCAGCTATCCCGATGGAGGAGTGACGGAATCCTATAGTGCCAATTATAAAGTAGTAGACGAGTACTATGTTGACTTCTTTAATTTGGAGCTGCTTGCGGGGCGAAACATCAGGCCTTCCGACTCTTTGAAGCGCATTGTAGTTAACGAGCAGGTACTGAAATTCATCGGGATTTCGAGTCCGCAGGATGCCATTGGCAAGAGCATAAAATCAGGGTGGGGGGAGAGAAAGAAATTGTGGGTGTGGTGA
- a CDS encoding ABC transporter permease: protein MGGEKEIVGVVKDFHVQSLHSDLEPVVLLYYPPGFFAIDIKLDASASSLAGMENTISEIDKAWLEVYPEAIFDYTFLEDDISAAYQSERNLSKLFTIFSGIAIFIGSLGLFGLISFVANQRVKEIGVRKVLGASVGQIMYIFGKETVLLLGIAFVISAPVAFWLMNDWLQNFVYRMDFNLLILVTGFGFTLVIALISTGYRALRAASSNPVDSLRSE from the coding sequence GTGGGGGGAGAGAAAGAAATTGTGGGTGTGGTGAAAGACTTTCATGTGCAAAGCCTTCACAGCGACCTGGAGCCCGTGGTTCTTCTTTATTATCCTCCTGGCTTTTTCGCCATTGATATCAAGTTGGATGCCAGCGCTTCCTCTTTGGCGGGCATGGAAAATACAATCAGTGAAATTGACAAAGCATGGCTGGAAGTTTACCCTGAGGCTATTTTTGACTATACATTTTTGGAAGACGATATCAGTGCTGCCTACCAGTCGGAACGGAACCTAAGCAAGCTGTTTACCATTTTCTCAGGTATAGCGATTTTTATTGGGTCTCTGGGGCTGTTTGGTTTGATATCATTTGTGGCCAACCAGCGAGTGAAGGAGATTGGCGTGCGCAAAGTGCTGGGCGCCAGCGTGGGGCAGATCATGTATATTTTCGGCAAGGAGACCGTGCTTTTGCTTGGAATAGCGTTTGTCATATCCGCTCCTGTGGCCTTTTGGTTGATGAACGACTGGTTGCAGAACTTCGTCTACCGCATGGATTTCAACCTGCTGATCCTCGTTACTGGCTTTGGCTTCACATTGGTTATCGCATTGATTAGCACGGGTTATCGGGCACTGAGGGCTGCCAGTTCGAATCCGGTGGATTCTCTGAGGTCGGAATAA
- a CDS encoding FtsX-like permease family protein, whose product MFKNYLVTVYRTFKRHPSFLLLNVLGLALGIGCSVVIYLIVNYELSYEKHHANFDHIYRVTNGESASVPHPTGDALMADYAFVDAVAKIDYEYGGIIASWEGDNQLKKMEEQDGLVFASPGLFDVFTFPALAGNLKKAVAEPNSAVISDEWATKYFGIKDGNLDQVIGKRMTINSTLSVVIKGVFLAPPATTDLPFQLVVHYDNLGDFDSDYEDGQDWDATSSSTNCYVLLKNESNKDQLSSALPGLAKKYYGEEDDGNRFGLQPLSDVHFNPVFGNFGDRVMDYRLLGALVTIAFFLVIAACINFINLSTAQASRRAREIGIRKAMGGHKGQLRAQFLTETFFITLLASFFSLALAEVMLLELQDLLGYRLSVSVVNEPGLLAYLVAIVTLVTLAAGLYPSLVLSNMGPVAALKGKSFHGKGLRGISVRKALVVFQFMISQALVFGTLVVLLQTKFLQDQPLGFDKEAIITTWVPDQSAITALRERIRAVNGVDNVSFCIGAPLSSSNSHANFYEPSVPKEQRGDLGANFKAVDENYLSLFNIELLAGRNLRQADSASAIIASEQSIHGLGFQTPAEAIGAKVRTGYDDNVREIVGVVKDFHAQTLHQELKKVILLYYQPEFYTMAIKFSAGSSSAVASETIAEVESIWNETFPEFIFDYRFLDASIAAKYETERNLATLFMIFACMAVLIGGLGLYGLISFMANERTKEIGVRKVLGAGTFQMLLMFWREVAVLLLIAFVVASPLVYTLMSNWLNDFAYQIDIGLPVFISVFAVSLLVALVSTGYRSMQAASSNPVDSLRSE is encoded by the coding sequence ATGTTCAAAAACTATCTTGTCACCGTTTACCGAACTTTCAAAAGACATCCCAGCTTTCTGCTGCTCAATGTACTTGGTCTTGCACTCGGCATAGGTTGTTCCGTGGTCATTTACCTTATTGTTAACTATGAGCTGAGCTATGAGAAGCACCATGCTAATTTTGATCACATTTACAGGGTAACCAATGGTGAGAGTGCCTCTGTGCCACACCCAACCGGGGATGCCTTAATGGCAGACTACGCTTTTGTCGACGCCGTAGCCAAAATCGATTATGAGTATGGCGGTATCATAGCGTCGTGGGAGGGGGATAATCAGCTAAAGAAGATGGAAGAACAGGATGGGCTGGTATTCGCCTCTCCCGGTCTCTTTGACGTTTTTACGTTCCCGGCATTGGCAGGCAACCTAAAGAAAGCTGTGGCTGAGCCAAATTCAGCGGTTATTTCCGACGAGTGGGCCACCAAATACTTCGGTATCAAAGACGGAAACTTAGACCAAGTTATAGGAAAAAGGATGACGATCAATTCAACTCTGAGCGTAGTCATCAAGGGGGTATTTCTGGCACCTCCTGCCACCACTGATCTCCCTTTTCAACTAGTGGTGCATTACGACAATCTCGGCGATTTTGACTCTGATTATGAAGATGGACAAGACTGGGATGCCACCAGTAGCAGTACCAACTGCTATGTGTTGCTGAAAAATGAATCGAATAAGGATCAGCTGTCCTCAGCACTACCAGGCTTAGCAAAAAAGTATTATGGCGAGGAGGATGACGGCAACCGTTTTGGACTTCAGCCGTTGTCTGATGTACACTTTAACCCGGTCTTTGGCAACTTTGGTGACAGGGTGATGGACTACAGACTGCTCGGTGCTTTAGTTACCATCGCCTTTTTTCTTGTGATCGCCGCTTGTATCAACTTCATCAACCTGTCTACAGCGCAAGCTTCAAGAAGAGCCCGGGAGATTGGCATTCGCAAGGCCATGGGTGGTCACAAGGGACAGCTGAGAGCACAGTTTCTTACTGAGACTTTCTTCATCACCTTGTTGGCCAGCTTTTTTTCGTTGGCACTGGCGGAGGTGATGTTGCTGGAATTGCAAGACCTGCTCGGCTATAGGCTGTCGGTAAGCGTGGTCAACGAGCCAGGACTATTGGCATATTTGGTGGCCATTGTCACGTTGGTGACACTGGCAGCGGGGCTCTATCCGTCGCTGGTGCTGTCTAACATGGGGCCTGTAGCGGCATTGAAGGGCAAAAGCTTCCACGGAAAAGGGCTGCGTGGCATCTCGGTTCGAAAGGCGCTGGTCGTCTTTCAGTTTATGATAAGCCAGGCTTTGGTGTTCGGCACATTGGTTGTGCTTTTGCAGACAAAATTTCTTCAGGATCAGCCGCTGGGGTTCGACAAGGAGGCTATTATCACCACCTGGGTGCCTGATCAGTCGGCCATCACTGCTCTCAGAGAGAGGATTCGGGCTGTCAATGGTGTAGATAATGTGTCCTTTTGCATAGGAGCACCCTTGTCGTCATCGAATTCCCATGCTAACTTTTATGAACCTTCTGTTCCCAAGGAGCAGAGGGGTGACCTTGGTGCCAACTTTAAGGCAGTTGACGAAAACTATCTGTCGCTTTTCAATATAGAATTGCTGGCCGGCAGAAATCTCCGGCAGGCTGACTCTGCTTCGGCTATTATTGCCAGTGAGCAGTCGATTCATGGGTTGGGCTTTCAAACCCCAGCTGAAGCTATCGGGGCAAAAGTAAGAACTGGTTACGACGACAATGTGAGGGAGATTGTTGGGGTTGTAAAAGATTTTCATGCTCAAACCTTGCACCAGGAGCTGAAGAAAGTGATACTGCTTTACTATCAGCCTGAATTTTACACGATGGCAATCAAGTTTTCTGCCGGCAGTTCATCTGCGGTTGCCAGCGAAACCATTGCCGAGGTAGAAAGTATCTGGAATGAAACGTTCCCTGAGTTTATTTTCGATTACCGGTTTCTGGATGCTTCTATTGCCGCCAAGTACGAGACTGAGCGGAACCTGGCCACTTTGTTCATGATTTTCGCCTGTATGGCAGTGCTTATTGGCGGCCTGGGTTTGTATGGTCTCATTTCATTCATGGCCAACGAGCGGACAAAAGAGATAGGAGTGAGGAAGGTGTTAGGTGCCGGTACCTTTCAAATGCTTCTCATGTTTTGGAGAGAGGTTGCAGTACTGTTACTAATTGCGTTTGTGGTCGCCTCCCCGCTGGTTTATACACTTATGAGCAATTGGCTCAATGACTTTGCCTATCAGATAGACATTGGGCTCCCCGTATTTATATCGGTCTTTGCTGTTTCTCTGCTGGTGGCGCTGGTTAGCACCGGCTACCGGTCGATGCAGGCGGCCAGCTCTAATCCGGTGGATTCACTGAGGTCGGAGTAG
- a CDS encoding cupin-like domain-containing protein — MSVKIQQNIDVVHNITRKEFEQNYYYPQKPVVLKGLVDGYPASKKWNFQFFKDEMGDMEVGVFDGALERADRSFKKPDYYLKFREYLDEIEKGPTKKRLFLFNPFKQNKRLFEDFEFPKICSGFLRSFPFMFFGGDGSVTRIHQDMDMSCVFLTQFTGKKRVVLFDPKYSTLLYRFPYNVHTAVNIEKPDYDKYPGLKYVEGREAVLEFGDTIFIPSGWWHHIEYVGSGFSMSLRCLSPRVKDRVQGGWNVTVATHLDELLLKMRGDKWFKHKEKVAINNANKEIEKLIAQ; from the coding sequence ATGAGTGTCAAAATCCAGCAGAACATTGACGTGGTGCATAATATCACCAGGAAGGAATTCGAGCAAAATTACTATTACCCACAAAAACCTGTAGTCCTCAAAGGGCTTGTAGATGGCTATCCGGCCAGCAAGAAATGGAATTTCCAATTCTTTAAGGACGAAATGGGTGATATGGAGGTGGGTGTGTTCGACGGGGCACTGGAGCGAGCTGATCGTTCTTTTAAAAAGCCTGACTATTATCTGAAGTTCAGGGAGTACCTGGATGAAATAGAAAAAGGGCCGACAAAAAAGCGGTTATTTCTTTTTAACCCTTTTAAGCAGAACAAACGCCTGTTCGAAGACTTCGAATTTCCTAAGATATGCTCCGGATTCTTAAGGTCTTTTCCTTTTATGTTTTTTGGTGGCGACGGATCAGTAACCCGCATCCATCAGGACATGGATATGTCGTGCGTTTTTCTTACACAGTTTACCGGAAAGAAAAGAGTAGTGCTGTTTGACCCCAAGTACTCAACTTTACTGTACAGATTTCCCTACAATGTGCACACTGCTGTTAACATTGAAAAGCCCGACTACGACAAGTACCCGGGGTTGAAATATGTTGAAGGAAGAGAGGCCGTGCTGGAATTTGGCGACACCATCTTTATTCCATCCGGCTGGTGGCACCATATCGAATATGTAGGTAGTGGCTTTAGTATGAGCCTTAGGTGCCTGAGCCCACGGGTGAAAGATCGTGTGCAAGGTGGCTGGAACGTGACAGTTGCTACCCACCTCGACGAATTGCTTCTTAAAATGAGGGGAGACAAGTGGTTTAAGCACAAGGAGAAAGTAGCCATCAACAATGCTAACAAAGAGATTGAAAAGCTTATAGCACAATAG